In Capillimicrobium parvum, a genomic segment contains:
- a CDS encoding helix-turn-helix domain-containing protein: MDERQADLLTIRQVAGRLGLSPLSVRRRISSGELPAIRLGDSDSAPLRVAREDLDAYVAEHRTATNQETPALSNPN; this comes from the coding sequence ATGGATGAACGCCAGGCCGACCTTCTGACCATTCGTCAGGTCGCTGGCCGCCTCGGCCTCTCGCCGCTCTCCGTCCGCCGCCGCATTTCGTCCGGCGAACTGCCCGCAATCCGCCTCGGCGATAGTGACTCCGCGCCGCTACGGGTCGCCCGCGAAGACCTCGACGCCTACGTCGCCGAGCACCGCACCGCCACGAATCAGGAGACCCCCGCATTATCGAATCCGAACTGA
- a CDS encoding MOSC and FAD-binding oxidoreductase domain-containing protein: MGTLLSVNVGLPKDVPWQGKTVFTGVFKDSVSGPRHVGRLNIDGDGQGDLGGHGGEQRAVFVYQMDSYRYWERELGRDDFVPGQFGENFTVEGLSDDDVCIGDRYAIGTAVFEVTQPRVTCYRVGIRMNEPRIPALLVSHHRPGFYFRVLEEGDVEAGNDIVKLASGPEQMRVAEVDALLYLPGHTRQGLLRALRIPALSPGWQTSFRALLDAEPGSGNAGLAVTSPPPTWPGFRELTVAAITRESDSVISIRLDDPEGARLPPAGPGQYLTLRARPDGAQRPALRNYSLSGPPDGGYYRITVKREHDGVVSGYLHTRLAVGDRVDVAAPRGTFLLDRTDAPVLLISAGIGATPVLAMLHALAEQHSDRAVWWLHGSRSSRDHPFAAEARDAIASLPNVRSRVYYSRPGPDDRPGRDFDSTGRLTAALLAELDLPRDAQAYVCGPAPFMDEMTAGLAATGIDASGIHTEPFGPAPGLTPGIAATPARTPHPPAGPPGNGPTIEFARSNLAIPWSSDYASLLELAEACDVPVRWSCRTGVCHNCETTVIAGNLQYNPVPVEPPASGSALICCSQPGEDVVLDL; encoded by the coding sequence GTGGGCACGCTGCTGTCCGTCAACGTCGGCCTGCCCAAGGACGTGCCGTGGCAGGGCAAGACCGTCTTCACCGGCGTCTTCAAGGACTCCGTCTCCGGTCCTCGCCACGTCGGCAGGCTCAACATCGACGGCGACGGCCAGGGCGACCTCGGCGGACACGGCGGCGAGCAGCGCGCCGTGTTCGTCTACCAGATGGACTCCTACCGCTACTGGGAGCGTGAGCTCGGGCGCGACGACTTCGTCCCCGGGCAGTTCGGCGAGAACTTCACCGTCGAGGGGCTCAGCGACGACGACGTCTGCATCGGCGACCGCTATGCGATCGGCACTGCGGTCTTCGAGGTCACACAGCCTCGGGTCACGTGCTACCGCGTCGGGATCCGCATGAACGAGCCGCGCATTCCCGCGCTGCTCGTCTCGCACCACCGTCCCGGGTTCTACTTCCGCGTGCTCGAGGAGGGCGACGTCGAGGCAGGAAACGACATCGTCAAGCTGGCCTCCGGTCCCGAGCAGATGCGAGTCGCCGAAGTCGACGCGCTGCTCTACCTGCCCGGTCACACGCGCCAGGGGCTGCTTCGAGCGCTTCGCATCCCCGCGCTCAGCCCCGGCTGGCAGACGTCGTTTCGCGCGCTGCTCGACGCCGAGCCAGGCAGCGGCAACGCCGGACTGGCGGTCACGAGCCCGCCTCCCACCTGGCCCGGCTTCCGTGAGCTGACGGTCGCGGCGATCACCCGCGAGAGCGACTCGGTGATCTCGATACGCCTCGACGATCCCGAGGGCGCGCGACTGCCGCCGGCCGGCCCGGGTCAGTACCTCACGCTGCGAGCCCGGCCCGACGGAGCGCAGCGGCCGGCTCTGCGCAACTACTCGCTCTCCGGGCCGCCCGACGGCGGCTACTACCGGATCACCGTCAAGCGCGAACACGACGGGGTCGTGAGCGGCTACCTGCACACCCGTCTCGCCGTCGGCGACCGAGTCGACGTGGCCGCACCCCGCGGCACCTTCCTGCTCGACCGCACGGATGCGCCCGTGCTGCTGATCAGCGCCGGGATCGGCGCCACCCCGGTGCTCGCCATGCTGCACGCGCTGGCGGAGCAGCACTCCGATCGGGCGGTCTGGTGGCTGCACGGCTCGCGCAGCAGCCGCGACCACCCGTTCGCCGCCGAGGCGCGCGATGCCATCGCGTCGCTGCCCAACGTGCGCAGCCGCGTGTACTACAGCCGCCCCGGTCCGGACGACCGGCCAGGCCGCGACTTCGACAGCACGGGCCGCCTCACCGCGGCCCTGCTCGCCGAGCTCGACCTCCCGCGCGATGCCCAGGCCTACGTCTGCGGGCCCGCGCCCTTCATGGATGAGATGACCGCCGGTCTGGCGGCGACGGGCATCGATGCCTCGGGGATCCACACGGAGCCGTTCGGGCCCGCGCCCGGTCTGACGCCGGGCATCGCGGCAACACCGGCACGGACGCCCCACCCACCCGCCGGCCCACCGGGCAACGGCCCGACGATCGAGTTCGCCCGCAGCAACCTCGCCATCCCGTGGAGCAGCGACTACGCCAGCCTGCTCGAGCTCGCGGAAGCGTGCGACGTCCCGGTCCGCTGGTCCTGCCGCACCGGCGTCTGCCACAACTGCGAGACGACGGTCATCGCCGGCAACCTCCAGTACAACCCCGTGCCGGTCGAGCCTCCCGCCAGCGGAAGCGCGCTCATCTGCTGCTCGCAGCCCGGCGAGGACGTCGTGCTCGACCTGTGA
- a CDS encoding flavin monoamine oxidase family protein, with protein MQTADIVVVGAGLAGLTAARRLQQQGRRVVVLEARDRVGGRILNHTFADGTIVELGGQWVGPTQDRVLALAEELGLGTFPSYEAGDHILSVDGEARRWQDETFGLDEKALIDVAETQAALETLAATVPLDAPWDAPDARDLDAQTLESWLAAHMRTEHGLSFWRMLVPALFSAETDQMSLLHFLFYIRSGGMIDMLVATGGGAQDSRVTGGSQTIASRMAEQLGDAVRLGCPVHLIRQDAGGVEVVHEHGGVRAERVIVAVPPALAGRIRYLPALPARRDHLTQQVPMGCVIKMQVRYDAPFWREDGLSGFVLSLDDPVGVMFDNSPEDLRSGVLLGFLEGEHATAASLMEAGDRRELVLGCFAKHVGERALAPIEYVEQDWTAEEWSRGCYGGRMGTGVWTRYAQALREPVGRIHWAGAETSAVWNGYMDGAVRSGEQAAQEALAALGETTAAG; from the coding sequence ATGCAGACCGCTGACATCGTCGTCGTCGGCGCCGGGCTCGCCGGCCTGACCGCCGCGCGCCGCCTGCAGCAGCAGGGCCGCCGCGTCGTCGTCCTGGAGGCTCGCGATCGCGTCGGGGGACGCATCCTCAACCACACGTTCGCCGACGGCACGATCGTCGAGCTGGGCGGTCAGTGGGTCGGGCCCACGCAGGACCGGGTCCTCGCGCTCGCCGAGGAGCTCGGCCTCGGGACGTTCCCCAGCTACGAGGCGGGCGACCACATCCTCTCGGTCGACGGCGAGGCCCGTCGCTGGCAGGACGAGACGTTCGGCCTCGACGAGAAGGCGCTGATCGACGTCGCCGAGACCCAGGCGGCGCTCGAGACGCTCGCGGCGACCGTTCCGCTCGACGCGCCCTGGGACGCGCCCGACGCGCGCGATCTGGACGCACAGACGCTGGAGTCGTGGCTGGCCGCGCACATGCGGACCGAGCACGGCCTGAGCTTCTGGCGCATGCTCGTGCCGGCGCTGTTCAGCGCCGAGACCGACCAGATGTCGCTGCTGCACTTCCTGTTCTACATCCGGTCCGGGGGGATGATCGACATGCTCGTGGCGACCGGCGGCGGCGCGCAGGACAGTCGCGTGACGGGCGGCAGCCAGACGATCGCGTCGCGCATGGCCGAGCAGCTCGGCGATGCGGTGCGGCTCGGTTGCCCGGTGCATCTCATCCGCCAGGACGCGGGCGGCGTCGAGGTCGTGCACGAGCACGGCGGCGTGCGCGCCGAGCGCGTCATCGTCGCCGTGCCACCGGCGCTTGCTGGCCGCATCCGCTACCTCCCGGCGCTTCCGGCACGACGCGACCACCTCACCCAGCAGGTGCCGATGGGCTGCGTGATCAAGATGCAGGTCCGCTACGACGCGCCGTTCTGGCGCGAGGACGGGCTGTCGGGCTTCGTGCTCAGCCTCGACGACCCGGTCGGCGTCATGTTCGACAACAGCCCGGAGGATCTGCGCTCGGGCGTCCTGCTCGGCTTCCTTGAGGGCGAGCACGCGACGGCCGCTTCGCTGATGGAGGCGGGCGACCGCCGCGAGCTGGTGCTCGGCTGCTTCGCCAAGCACGTCGGCGAGCGCGCGCTGGCCCCCATCGAGTACGTCGAACAGGACTGGACGGCGGAGGAGTGGTCGCGCGGCTGCTACGGCGGGCGGATGGGCACCGGCGTGTGGACCCGCTACGCGCAGGCGCTGCGAGAGCCCGTGGGCCGCATCCACTGGGCCGGCGCCGAGACCTCCGCCGTGTGGAACGGCTACATGGACGGCGCGGTGCGCTCGGGCGAACAGGCCGCGCAGGAGGCGCTCGCCGCGCTGGGCGAGACGACGGCGGCCGGGTGA
- a CDS encoding response regulator, translated as MSGAAAALEACLASSGVQVIVGASDGLDDAVLFDPDVVVIDLDAIDDEAEAIAATYSQTVPRTRVLFLAGSAEQSDIQRAVMAGAAGLLARDTPVEALARAACGVSRGEAGVPRWMQSALLDLFRETA; from the coding sequence ATGAGTGGCGCCGCCGCCGCCCTCGAGGCCTGCTTGGCTTCAAGCGGCGTACAAGTGATCGTCGGCGCCTCGGATGGCCTTGACGACGCAGTGCTGTTTGATCCGGACGTCGTCGTTATTGACTTGGACGCGATCGACGACGAGGCGGAAGCCATCGCGGCGACGTACTCGCAGACCGTGCCGAGGACTCGTGTCCTGTTCCTCGCGGGCAGCGCCGAGCAATCGGATATTCAGCGGGCCGTGATGGCTGGGGCTGCCGGACTGCTGGCGCGAGACACGCCGGTCGAGGCGCTGGCGCGCGCGGCTTGCGGCGTAAGCCGAGGCGAGGCTGGCGTGCCTCGCTGGATGCAATCAGCATTGCTCGATCTGTTCCGCGAGACTGCCTGA
- a CDS encoding response regulator transcription factor, with protein MIRVLLVDDDALVRSGLRMMLAGAQTLEVVGEAADGREVLGAVDLHRPDVVLMDIRMPRLDGIAATRLLAAQPSPPAVLVLTTFDADELVLRALQAGAAGFLLKDTPPAEIVRAIELVHAGDAMLSPTVTRRLISMVAGDSDAGARAEQARERLATLSPRERDVALAVGRGCGNAEIAAALHLSVATVKGHVSRLLEKLEVDNRVQIALLVQAAS; from the coding sequence ATGATCCGCGTCCTGCTCGTCGACGACGACGCTCTCGTGCGGTCGGGGCTGCGGATGATGCTCGCCGGCGCGCAGACCCTGGAGGTGGTCGGCGAAGCCGCCGACGGGCGCGAGGTGCTCGGCGCGGTCGACCTGCACCGCCCCGACGTCGTCCTCATGGACATCCGCATGCCCCGGCTCGACGGGATCGCGGCCACCCGGCTGCTCGCCGCACAGCCGAGCCCGCCGGCCGTCCTCGTGCTCACCACCTTCGACGCCGACGAGCTCGTGCTGCGCGCGCTGCAGGCCGGCGCGGCCGGGTTCCTGCTCAAGGACACGCCGCCCGCGGAGATCGTGCGCGCCATCGAGCTCGTCCACGCGGGCGACGCGATGCTCTCCCCCACCGTGACCCGCCGGCTCATCTCGATGGTCGCCGGCGACTCCGACGCCGGCGCCCGCGCCGAGCAGGCCCGGGAGCGACTGGCCACGCTCAGCCCGCGCGAGCGCGACGTGGCTCTGGCCGTCGGGCGCGGCTGCGGCAATGCCGAGATCGCCGCCGCGCTGCATCTCTCGGTCGCGACGGTCAAGGGCCACGTCTCCCGGCTCCTCGAGAAGCTCGAGGTCGACAACCGCGTCCAGATCGCCCTGCTCGTGCAGGCCGCGAGCTGA
- a CDS encoding MarR family winged helix-turn-helix transcriptional regulator — protein MTARDAKDASPGDTGSVTAREVWLLMSDLVLDQQRRREVSDALGISFARARAVRRLARQPMSMRELAAALGIDPPNATVVVDDLEAQGLVTRRPHPTDRRAKVVEVTRKGRKLALRADAILATPPPALAELAPGDLEALRRILTSIRAAK, from the coding sequence ATGACCGCACGCGACGCCAAGGACGCTTCCCCCGGGGACACCGGCTCGGTCACCGCCCGCGAGGTCTGGCTGCTCATGTCCGACCTCGTGCTCGACCAGCAGCGACGGCGCGAGGTCTCCGACGCCCTCGGCATCAGCTTCGCCCGCGCGCGAGCGGTCCGCCGGCTCGCGCGCCAACCGATGTCGATGCGCGAGCTCGCCGCCGCGCTGGGCATCGACCCTCCCAACGCGACCGTGGTCGTCGACGACCTCGAAGCCCAGGGCCTCGTGACCCGCCGCCCGCATCCCACCGACCGCCGGGCGAAGGTCGTCGAGGTGACGCGCAAGGGCAGGAAGCTGGCCCTGCGCGCCGACGCGATCCTCGCCACGCCGCCGCCCGCGCTCGCCGAGCTCGCTCCCGGCGACCTGGAGGCGCTGCGGCGGATCCTGACGAGCATCAGAGCGGCGAAGTAG
- the csrA gene encoding carbon storage regulator CsrA gives MLVLTRKPNQSIMIGDDIEIALLSIMGQKVRIGVQAPPGVPVFRNEVYAQRQDGRLRRPPVPPRA, from the coding sequence ATGCTCGTGCTCACGCGCAAGCCGAACCAGAGCATCATGATCGGCGATGACATCGAGATCGCGCTGCTCTCGATCATGGGGCAAAAGGTGCGCATCGGTGTCCAGGCTCCACCGGGCGTCCCAGTGTTCCGCAACGAGGTCTACGCCCAACGGCAGGACGGGCGCTTACGGCGGCCACCCGTGCCGCCTCGGGCGTGA
- a CDS encoding ATP-dependent endonuclease, with translation MSALSRLARDAPDAVVLVEGVSDQLAVEALAARRGRDLAAEGVTVIPIGGAGNIRRCLEVCVSQGIRVAGLCDAGEADDFRLAVERAGLGSQLGRAGFYVCDADLEDELIRCLGAAHVEQIVESEGELGRWRTFQKQPAQRARSIEAQLRRFMGTRGGRKIQYAPVLVGALDLARVPPPLDDVLAHV, from the coding sequence ATGAGCGCCCTCAGCCGACTCGCTCGGGATGCCCCGGACGCCGTCGTCCTCGTCGAGGGCGTGAGCGATCAACTCGCGGTTGAGGCGCTCGCCGCCCGGCGCGGCCGCGACCTGGCGGCCGAGGGCGTCACCGTCATCCCGATCGGGGGCGCCGGGAACATCCGGCGCTGCCTCGAGGTGTGCGTCTCCCAGGGCATCCGGGTCGCCGGCCTGTGCGACGCCGGCGAGGCGGACGACTTCCGGCTCGCCGTCGAGCGGGCCGGCCTGGGCTCCCAGCTCGGGCGGGCCGGCTTCTACGTCTGCGACGCCGACCTGGAGGACGAGCTGATCCGCTGCCTCGGCGCCGCGCATGTCGAGCAGATCGTCGAATCCGAGGGCGAGCTCGGGCGCTGGCGGACCTTCCAGAAGCAGCCGGCGCAGCGAGCCCGCAGCATCGAGGCCCAGCTGCGGCGCTTCATGGGCACCCGCGGCGGGCGCAAGATCCAGTACGCGCCGGTGCTCGTCGGCGCGCTCGATCTCGCCCGCGTGCCGCCGCCGCTCGACGACGTGCTTGCCCACGTCTAG
- a CDS encoding alpha-amylase family glycosyl hydrolase: MPIPWWQRGAIYQIYPRSFADSDGDGIGDLRGIIDRLDHLADLRVAGIWLSPFYPSPMADFGYDVADYRGVDPVFGTLQDFDELVREAHARDIRVVIDLVPNHTSDQHPWFAESRSSRDNPKRDWYVWRDGRGPGTPPNDWKSSFPAVGGAWTYDEATEQWYLHSFLPQQPDLNWDEPEVEAAIHDVMRFWCDRGVDGFRIDVVYKLAKDPLLRDPAPGAPVTWEDWQPTIHERLRRLRSVVDEYPERVLVGEVYLLDLERVVAYVNSGDELHLAHNFVFVHLPWDAAAFRGAIDSFEALSTEAAWPAWFLANHDHPRVASRFGERQARAVLLMLYALRGTPFVYQGEELGLPDAEIAPDRVVDVDGRDPERAPIPWLPPSQAGPGAGFSAGEPWLPITSRAEELNAQRQAGDGDSALSLARRLASLRAREPVLQDGGQRSLDAGDDLLAWLRVAADQRMLAVVNFAGAQRPFSAAPDLPQTARLELSTDPGRGPGPLDLRDLTLGPYEALLAHV; encoded by the coding sequence ATGCCCATCCCCTGGTGGCAGCGCGGCGCGATCTACCAGATCTACCCGCGGTCGTTCGCCGACTCGGACGGCGACGGGATCGGCGACCTGCGCGGCATCATCGACCGCCTCGACCACCTCGCGGACCTGCGCGTCGCCGGCATCTGGCTGTCGCCGTTCTACCCGTCGCCGATGGCGGACTTCGGCTACGACGTCGCCGACTACCGCGGAGTCGATCCGGTGTTCGGCACGCTCCAGGACTTCGACGAGCTCGTGCGCGAGGCCCACGCCCGCGACATCCGCGTGGTGATCGACCTCGTCCCCAACCACACGTCCGACCAGCATCCGTGGTTCGCGGAGTCTCGCTCGTCGCGCGACAACCCCAAGCGCGACTGGTACGTCTGGCGCGACGGCCGGGGACCCGGTACGCCGCCGAACGACTGGAAGTCCTCGTTTCCCGCGGTCGGCGGCGCCTGGACGTACGACGAGGCGACGGAGCAGTGGTACCTGCATTCGTTCCTGCCCCAGCAGCCGGACCTCAACTGGGACGAGCCCGAGGTCGAGGCGGCGATCCACGACGTCATGCGCTTCTGGTGTGACCGCGGCGTCGACGGATTCCGCATCGACGTCGTCTACAAGCTCGCCAAGGACCCGCTGCTCCGGGACCCGGCGCCCGGTGCGCCCGTCACGTGGGAGGACTGGCAGCCCACGATCCACGAGCGGCTGCGGCGCCTGCGCAGCGTCGTCGACGAGTACCCGGAGCGGGTGCTCGTCGGCGAGGTCTACCTGCTCGATCTGGAGCGCGTCGTGGCCTACGTGAACAGCGGAGACGAGCTGCACCTCGCCCACAACTTCGTCTTCGTGCACCTGCCGTGGGACGCCGCGGCGTTCCGGGGGGCGATCGACAGCTTCGAGGCGCTGTCCACGGAGGCGGCGTGGCCCGCGTGGTTCCTGGCCAACCACGACCACCCGCGCGTCGCATCGCGCTTCGGCGAACGTCAGGCCCGGGCCGTGCTGCTCATGCTCTATGCGCTGCGGGGCACCCCGTTCGTCTACCAGGGCGAGGAGCTCGGGCTGCCCGATGCCGAGATCGCGCCCGATCGCGTGGTGGACGTCGACGGCCGCGACCCCGAGCGGGCGCCGATCCCGTGGCTCCCTCCCTCGCAGGCCGGCCCCGGCGCGGGCTTCAGCGCGGGCGAGCCGTGGCTGCCGATCACCTCGAGAGCGGAGGAGCTCAACGCGCAGCGCCAGGCCGGCGACGGCGACTCGGCGCTGTCGCTCGCACGGCGCCTGGCGAGCCTGCGGGCGCGGGAGCCGGTGCTGCAGGACGGCGGGCAGCGCTCTCTCGACGCGGGCGACGACCTGCTCGCCTGGCTGCGGGTCGCCGCCGACCAGCGCATGCTCGCGGTGGTGAACTTCGCCGGCGCGCAGCGCCCGTTCAGCGCCGCGCCCGATCTCCCGCAGACGGCGCGGCTCGAGCTGTCCACCGACCCCGGACGCGGCCCCGGCCCGCTGGACCTGCGCGACCTGACGCTCGGACCGTACGAGGCGCTTCTCGCGCACGTGTAG
- a CDS encoding sensor histidine kinase encodes MTRHATARFTDPLAARLRAALPEVVSDPPEHRRDRLVDAAMYVFAFGIATATLVDTWDQHPPWLRPVAIVVGIAAIVSLRWRRTHPAAVGIGVGAVALVILTASGANIVATFNAAIRARGRDLAIIAALAIAWAFVNPLLYPPASQSYGFDAGASLLMAGTAIGWGLFVRARRQLVRSLRDQADHAADEAREAERRRIAREMHDVLAHRLSLLSVHAGALEFRPDAPAEEIAQAAGVIRESARAALEELRGVIGVLREDGGASLTEPPQPTIADLAALVEESRAAGMRLTADIELGDTAPTAAVGRTAYRIAQEGLTNARKHAPGAAVTLTVQAPEHDLRVEVRSLAPVAVASASTLPGAGTGLIGLAERVTLAGGELEHGVDPEGAFVLRARLPR; translated from the coding sequence ATGACCCGCCACGCGACAGCACGCTTCACCGATCCGCTGGCCGCCCGGCTGCGCGCCGCGCTGCCGGAGGTCGTCAGCGATCCCCCCGAGCACCGGCGCGACCGCCTGGTCGACGCGGCGATGTACGTGTTCGCGTTCGGGATCGCGACCGCCACGCTCGTGGACACGTGGGACCAGCATCCGCCGTGGCTGCGCCCCGTGGCGATCGTGGTCGGGATCGCGGCCATCGTCTCGCTGCGCTGGCGGCGGACGCATCCGGCCGCGGTGGGGATCGGCGTCGGGGCCGTCGCCCTCGTGATCCTCACGGCATCCGGCGCCAACATCGTCGCCACCTTCAACGCGGCGATCCGGGCGCGCGGGCGCGACCTCGCGATCATCGCCGCGCTCGCGATCGCCTGGGCGTTCGTCAACCCCCTGCTCTATCCCCCCGCCAGCCAGAGCTACGGGTTCGACGCCGGGGCCAGCCTGCTGATGGCGGGCACGGCGATCGGCTGGGGGCTGTTCGTGCGGGCGCGGCGCCAGCTCGTGCGCTCGCTGCGCGACCAGGCCGACCACGCCGCCGACGAGGCGCGCGAGGCCGAGCGGCGGCGGATCGCGCGCGAGATGCACGACGTGCTCGCCCACCGCCTGTCGCTGCTGTCCGTCCACGCCGGCGCACTCGAGTTCCGCCCCGACGCCCCGGCCGAGGAGATCGCCCAAGCGGCCGGCGTGATCCGCGAGAGCGCACGGGCGGCGCTCGAGGAGCTGCGCGGCGTCATCGGCGTCCTGCGCGAGGACGGGGGCGCGAGCCTGACGGAACCGCCTCAGCCGACGATCGCCGACCTCGCCGCCCTGGTCGAGGAGTCGCGGGCCGCCGGGATGCGGCTCACCGCAGACATCGAGCTCGGTGACACGGCGCCGACGGCCGCCGTCGGCCGCACCGCCTACCGGATCGCGCAGGAGGGCCTGACCAACGCGCGCAAGCACGCGCCCGGAGCGGCCGTGACGCTCACCGTCCAGGCGCCCGAGCACGATCTCCGCGTCGAGGTCCGCAGCCTGGCGCCGGTCGCCGTCGCCTCGGCATCGACGCTGCCGGGCGCGGGAACCGGGCTGATCGGGCTCGCCGAGCGCGTCACGCTCGCCGGGGGCGAGCTCGAGCACGGCGTCGACCCCGAAGGCGCCTTCGTCCTGCGCGCCCGCCTGCCGCGATGA
- a CDS encoding DHA2 family efflux MFS transporter permease subunit, with the protein MAVSALSRNRRIAILLICSMSLFIVGLDVTAVNVALPTIQGELHAGISGLQWTVGAYTVVMASLLLFSGSMADRVGRRRTFVTGLTVFSVASLLCSLAPSVELLVAARVLQAVGGSMLNPVAMSIITNTFTQPRERAQAVGVWGAIFGISMALGPIVGGTLVSSVGWRSIFWINIPVGLAAIALTLRFIPESKAPTARRFDPVGQALVIVLLGALTFGIIEAPVRGWSAPAILAAFSASAAALVALLVHEPRRDQPLIDLRFFRSIPFTSSIVISLAAFAAFGGFLFLNTLYLQEVRGLSPLQAGLAILPMAVMTVVLSPLSGRMVGRRGPRLPLAISGVLSVTACAMLIGIGPATPLAWLLVAYAIFGAGFGLVNAPITNAAVSGMPRAQAGVASAIATTSRQLGQTLGVAVVGAIVTSHLGESAGASLASAGHPAWWTLTASGVVVLALGLVATTGRARTSARRTAARLNPEALAA; encoded by the coding sequence ATGGCCGTCAGCGCGCTGAGCCGCAACCGCAGGATCGCCATCCTGCTCATCTGCTCGATGAGCCTCTTCATCGTCGGGCTCGACGTCACCGCGGTGAACGTCGCCCTGCCGACCATCCAGGGAGAGCTGCACGCCGGCATCTCCGGGCTGCAGTGGACGGTCGGCGCGTACACGGTGGTGATGGCGAGCCTGCTGCTGTTCTCGGGGTCCATGGCGGACCGCGTCGGCCGCCGGCGGACGTTCGTGACCGGCCTCACGGTGTTCTCGGTGGCGTCCCTGCTGTGCAGCCTGGCGCCGAGCGTCGAGCTCCTCGTGGCGGCTCGTGTGCTGCAGGCGGTGGGCGGCTCGATGCTCAACCCGGTCGCCATGTCCATCATCACCAACACGTTCACGCAGCCGCGCGAGCGGGCGCAGGCGGTGGGCGTCTGGGGGGCCATCTTCGGCATCTCGATGGCGCTCGGACCGATCGTCGGCGGCACGCTGGTGTCCTCGGTCGGCTGGCGGTCGATCTTCTGGATCAACATCCCCGTCGGGCTCGCGGCGATCGCCCTGACGCTGCGCTTCATCCCCGAGTCGAAGGCGCCGACGGCCCGTCGCTTCGATCCCGTCGGACAGGCGCTGGTGATCGTGCTGCTGGGGGCGCTGACCTTCGGGATCATCGAGGCCCCGGTCCGGGGATGGTCCGCGCCGGCGATCCTGGCCGCGTTCTCGGCCTCCGCGGCCGCGCTGGTCGCGCTGCTCGTCCACGAGCCGCGGCGGGATCAGCCCCTCATCGACCTGCGGTTCTTCCGGTCGATCCCGTTCACGTCGTCGATCGTCATCTCACTGGCCGCGTTCGCCGCGTTCGGCGGCTTCCTGTTCCTGAACACGCTCTACCTCCAGGAGGTCCGGGGCCTCTCGCCGTTGCAGGCCGGGCTGGCGATCCTGCCCATGGCCGTCATGACCGTCGTGCTGTCCCCGCTGTCGGGCCGCATGGTCGGCCGCCGGGGTCCGCGCCTGCCGCTGGCGATCTCCGGCGTCCTCTCGGTGACCGCGTGCGCGATGCTGATCGGGATCGGCCCCGCGACGCCCCTCGCCTGGCTGCTCGTGGCGTACGCGATCTTCGGCGCCGGCTTCGGCCTCGTCAACGCCCCGATCACCAACGCCGCCGTGTCCGGGATGCCGCGCGCCCAGGCCGGCGTCGCGTCGGCGATCGCCACCACATCCCGCCAGCTCGGCCAGACGCTCGGCGTGGCGGTCGTCGGGGCCATCGTCACGTCTCATCTCGGGGAGTCGGCCGGTGCGAGCCTGGCGTCCGCCGGCCACCCCGCGTGGTGGACGCTCACCGCGAGCGGCGTCGTCGTGCTGGCGCTGGGTCTGGTCGCGACCACCGGCCGGGCCCGCACGTCCGCCCGCCGCACCGCGGCTCGGCTCAACCCGGAGGCGCTCGCTGCATAG